A genomic region of Colletes latitarsis isolate SP2378_abdomen chromosome 7, iyColLati1, whole genome shotgun sequence contains the following coding sequences:
- the Nd-pdsw gene encoding NADH dehydrogenase (ubiquinone) PDSW subunit, with amino-acid sequence MEDEPNKFVRFIKSVYYIIDKPVVYFRENIVVPNQKKYPWYHQQFRRVPTIDECYELDMACRIEAELQFQRDWLVDQEILHVTRLRQEDCFMENPENHELCDEIVKTHQDALTAYQIKYGDLGIKCNAINAFMKQKHRMIWERRHGPVGNGMKF; translated from the exons ATGGAAGACGAACCAAATAAGTTTGTTCGATTTATAAAGTCTGTGTACTACATAATCGATAAACCGGTTGTCTATTTCCGAG AAAATATCGTCGTTCCGAATCAGAAGAAATATCCGTGGTACCATCAACAATTTCGTCGTGTTCCAACAATCGATGAGTGCTATGAACTTGATATGGCTTGTCGTATTGAAGCAGAACTTCAATTTCAGCGTGATTG GTTGGTTGACCAGGAGATTCTGCATGTAACAAGATTACGTCAAGAAGATTGTTTCATGGAAAATCCTGAAAATCATGAATTGTGTGATGAAATAGTTAAAACACACCAAGATGCTCTTACAGCATACCAAATAAAAT ATGGTGATCTTGGTATCAAGTGTAACGCAATTAATGCATTCATGAAACAAAAGCATCGTATGATCTGGGAACGACGACATGGCCCAGTTGGTAATGGAATGAAGTTTTAA